A single genomic interval of Octopus bimaculoides isolate UCB-OBI-ISO-001 chromosome 22, ASM119413v2, whole genome shotgun sequence harbors:
- the LOC106874164 gene encoding serine/threonine-protein kinase 10 isoform X2, whose protein sequence is MYEKLINEQHQKNSLLEYKISQMKEQLQEEILESKCCQIRSDTLNKQKRDLQERYETYTKILNNTKQQWRQEFVEFCNEVPIFLNTHGLMASTRKNGNIAIKREMEKLLEEEKLLKTNFKNYEDISEKLKNLNNQYQQLQHQLEEQDKAVDELKVEKEIYSDKLQKLTKEKHEVDCKPKTDPYFLGLHSETVNQQREYDHLRKQCEQKILQLKHLQQKHSKNKSKLAKPMLK, encoded by the exons ATGTATGAGAAGCTGATTAACGAGCAGCACCAGAAGAATTCTTTACTTGAATACAAAATATCTCAAATG AAAGAGCAGCTGCAGGAAGAGATATTGGAGTCGAAATGCTGCCAGATTAGATCTGACACTTTGAATAAACAGAAAAGAGATCTACAAGAGAGATATGAGACCTACACAAAAATACTG AACAACACCAAACAGCAGTGGCGCCAGGAGTTTGTGGAGTTCTGTAATGAGGTGCCAATCTTCCTCAATACACATGGCCTGATGGCTTCTACCAGGAAAAATGGTAACATTGCCAtcaagagagaaatggagaaacttcTTGAAGAAGAAAAACTCTTGAAAACCA ACTTCAAGAATTATGAAGATATTTCAGAGAAgttgaagaatttaaataatcaatatcAACAGCTCCAACATCAACTTGAAGAACAAGACAAAGCAGTTGATG AGCTGAAGGTGGAGAAGGAAATATACTCTGACAAGTTACAGAAGTTAACTAAAGAAAAACATGAAGTTGACTGCAAACCAAAAACTGATCCCTATTTCCTTGG ACTACATAGTGAGACTGTGAATCAGCAGAGGGAGTATGACCACTTGAGGAAACAGTGTGAGCAGAAAATCTTGCAGTTGAAGCATCTTCAacaaaaacacagcaaaaataaGTCAAAATTAGCTAAACCCATGTTAAAAtga